Genomic window (Arctopsyche grandis isolate Sample6627 chromosome 5, ASM5162203v2, whole genome shotgun sequence):
tttaaggtcgaaagcTCGATTGCCAAATCCGCGAAAAAGGTggcgcgtacagggcttgttcgctatatttattgccgcgggcaaagggttaaataaataggtgttagctactaagatatatatatttttttaagttttatttcatcaatattttcacaaaaaaaacatcttagcaGCTAACACCTATTTCTTTAagagtcaggttaggttaggttaagtaagggttgggcCTATTCATTtgagattaggttgttagggtcggtattattcagtctcgcTGTCaaacgcgagaactgagacagtgagactgcATATTAAACCTTTCCCTTACGGTGCCAAAAACATCCGCGCGCTCCgatgatatgtattttatacacacaaattgacgtaattcgtaattataTTACGGAGGAATACAAAAATTCTGAACCTCGTATCTATTACATTTCATATCGATATTCCCATTATTAGAGTCGAAGGTAGATCACATACTAAAGTaaatatgtgaaggtagaccgcttactaaagtagcaccgaaaTTTGTTGTGTCGTGTTTTTCAGATTGTTTGATTGCTTTTGTCACTTTTTAGTTTCGATAGTGAGAAAAATTTGAAGACTTTCACGCCGATCCAAAACTCTTTAGAAAATTCAGAGGTGTTGAAAACTATTCAAGAATTGTCTTTATTACGAGAAAAACATTTGAATGAAACAAACACTCAAAAAAATTCTGTCGTCTCACAAGAAGGTAAATTTTGTACAGTATTTTTTGCTTtagttgtttattaaatttaacggttGTTTTATTATTCGACAGACGAAGGCGATATGAGTGATTCCGATATGAAAAATGACAGTGTCATCAAAACCATCGAAGAAGACATTTCGACAaatgaaatcaatttaataTCAGAAGCAGATTTTAAAGAAAAGGgtgattattttgttttttttttaattaataattatttccaCACATGAaaagtaattattaaattattttatatgcagTGCGTGAAAAGCGTGCAGGTATATTGAAACCTCAAGGATCTTTGGAAAAAGCTCGTGGAGAAAAAGCACTTTCCCGATCGTGCAGAATTGACGTGGCTTCGCCGGAGCTTTTAAAAACTCTAAGCGATACCCCGATCGATGTGTCTGATATTCAGGCATGTTTCAACCAAtacgtattattatgtatagtaaataaattgcatttgtaattgtatttTACCTTTTTACAGGACACGGGAAGTAGTTCTTCCACCGTTTCTCAAGATGGTACTATTTACAGTGATATAGGATCTCTATTGGATCCACCCATATTGATTAATGACAAACCGATTACTAAAAAAGAAGGAAAGAAAACCAGAACCAATGTTGCAATGCAAGCCATTATGAGAAAACAAGAAGAATCTAGCAAACaagtaagtataatataagtGGTTGAATTAGTCGGAACTTATTTGTATCGCGTTTTTGAGGTTAGTTTCATatgattttatcaaaatcttTGAACACgcttttgagattaaaattgacaaacataGAAGTATTATAGTGTTTAAATTAGTCGGAACTTATTTGTATCGCGTTTTTAAGGTTAGTTTCATatgattttatcaaaatcttTGAACACgcttttgagattaaaattgacaaacataGAAGTATTATAGTGTGTTTAAATTTCAGGTGAAATTTCTAACGCCTGCCACAACACCTGATTCGGTGACTGAATCGTTCGACATCTCCACATCGgagaataaaaatcagatagaaaaaaggaaaataattcaACCGAAAGTGTTGAAATCTCTAAACTGCCTTCCGACCGATCGTAAAACAGGAGGAATCCTCTCACTGAAAGATAAATCGGCAGGATATCCACATTTAGTCAACACCGAGACGTCAAACAGTGAAATCGAAAAGAGCGACAATCAAGAGGACGCCGCATCGAAGGACGAATCATCTTCGAAGACGACGATCGTCGATGCGGCTCCGTCGAAAGACGTTGAAAAACCCAAAGTGAGTCCGGGCCACAAACCTGCCAAGAACGTCGAAATTAGCCCGCGAAACCCAGACAGCTTTAAACATTTGCCGTACACAACATGGAGCGAAGGAAACTCCATCAATCGTCCGTTTACCAACGCAGAAGACAATTGGAAATCGGATCACAAATTGCAGAACTTAAACATCGGACAAAACAATCCCGGATGCTATTCCTATTTTCCATCTCCGTCGGTCGGTCAAAAACTTCACAACTCTGGCATTTCACTACCGGTCGTAAACCCGAAAGAGATCGACGTGAGATCGATCTCGACCCAACGGCAAAGAAACTCCCAAATGCCAATGAACGACCCTCAATACGGTCATTTTCCTAACAAACAATACGATTCAAACCTGTACAGCTGTTGGAACTCTTTCGACGGCAAAGACGATGCCAAATTCAGCAACCTGCCCCCGAGGttagccaattacaaaaacCAGGGAAATGTATACAATCCACCCGACAGAAACTTCCCCAACGTACCACCGGACAACCGAAACTTCGACGCTCAAAACCAATCGACCAGTGGAAGCTGGTGGAAACCCGTAGAACCCAAATCAATGCCCAACTTCCAACCGAACAATCCGATGATTCGAACCCCGGCCAATTTCAACTACCAGCCGATGAATCAGAACCAACCTTATATGAGATCTCCAAACGTATTCCAACCGCCGCCACCGTACAACTCAAACTTCAACCCTTATCAGCAGCAGCAGCCTAATTACAACTATCCTCACGGCATGTACGGCAATTTGGGAATGCCTCAAAATGTTCAAACGCCGATCGGCGGAGAGTTTCTGCACAACAATCCGGACGCTTACGGAATGCTCCAGAATCTGAACTCGAATAGGAACGTTCCATTCATGCCGGAAATGCCCAAACAACCTCCCTTCAATGCGGAAATTCCCGAGTTCGTACCGAGAACTGTCGATAGTAAAAATCCTGGAACtgtacgtattatatacatattatatgataaaatttgGCTGAAACTCATATTGTTATCTTTTCGTTGTTAGCCGTCAAAGGATGCAGGAAATACCAGCATATATTCTCTATTCAGTGGACCGGAATCGCCGTGGCAAACGAAGAATTCTAAATCTCCAGGGGATAGTACTCCGCAACAGGTGAATGCCGGTTTATGAATtttagttatatacatattgacaatgttgaagttaaaaatttgtttgtttttcagTCCTTGTGGCCGGGATCAGGTCCGTCGCCATTGGAAAGACTTCTCGAACaacaaaaacaatttaaatatccTCCGACCGATTCTTAAACGGAAAATACAATtcgattttcattatttatttgttttctaaTAACATTCACAAGATAATACGATTTTATCTACATAACAAACTTACAAtctcataaaaaaatacaaaacattttcattggacatactcacatacacaaacatacaggaaaaattcctaaaatactatatcatatatatatatatatttatgtataagtagatactagaataaataattaaaatgtatatttgagtAACGTGTTTACAAAAGAACACGAATAATTCATCTCAtatgtgttatataatattttaaacttcagtcaaaatttattttgatttttctttttaattagaATGTTAATTCAATTGAtagataaaatgtaataaacaaGAATAGAGGCGTAACCAGTCTTAATAAatgcaattattatatatatattatatgtatatgtgtatatttgattttaaaataaatttcatctaaaaaaaaaattaaaatatcaatgcaCATTTTATGTTTGTCTCTCGGCAATAAAATTGTAAGAATATTCTTTGTTCAGTTCGAGAAGCGTTTTCTTCTTAATATTAGGTATCGGCACCTGAAACGAACACATCGCAACAATTAAACCACCGATACAATGGAAGTACTCTTAATGTCGTGATATTTCAAAACTTGCATGATAATTGGAGAATCCACTCAGTTTTGGGTTCAATATGAACAAAACGCCGTCCAACGTGTTGCAGCCGGCGAGCGTGTACGAACTATACGTGGATGAAACATGATGTTTGGAACTTTGGAGGACCCGAGGGGGTACAGGCGGTGCTCCTGGCACGGGCGGTGCAGACCTCGTCGGCTGAAGACCATACAATGGATTCAACAGTTCGTAGTCATTATTAGTCTGAAAAAACACCATCATATACAACTCTGCCAGATATCAGACATGCCGTTCCGCGATTTGAACTCACCGCCTCGTCCGAATTCTGCAAATTCAATTTGTTAAGCTCGGAAACCAAAGACGGCTCCTTCGGAGGTCTCACCGGTGCTTTCCTGCAATTTAATACAAAGATGCTATCAAATCTGATATTATATATCATAGACCTTCAAACTTATTCTAGCCGTAATACATATAGCTTATTTATTACGAGACTGAGACCTTCAGACTGAGATTCAATGAAATTGTCAAAACAAATTGGCTCACTCACTTACCCATTGTTACCATTATTGAGTCATAATGACGCTCTAGAGaaaatcaacaacaaaaaaacgaGTGTGAGAAAGATCACTTAAAAGATCAAGTGTTAACTATTAAGTTATAGAAAAATAGAGGTTGTATTCATTTATACTATTTAGTTACTATTTTGCCCAGTGAAGCTTGATGGCttgtttttttctaaatatattcTTTTCTCCCTCTGCAATATTCCACACCCCTTATTGCTATCTGAGGATATGGGCAAGCGACACAAATACCGAATGCGCATCAAAGCGTCAGAGGCCAAGCGGTAGTTGTCGAAATTTCCAAAACAACCAATAGGCGTCGCCAATGCGAATTACTAGGCTAAAGCGTTTCGTTGTATATCCAGTCTTGACTTAATAAAAAGTTAAAACCTTCAGGAAGAacgtaatgcgccacaatggtctacataAGTAAACAAGGAAAAGcagaaaaattttataaaaataaacataaggaaaatcaaataaacaaaatacatagtAGGAAAGGAAGTTGccgtaaaattcaaaattccactcatatatcacatctaattatgaaaataatgatgagcgcaggctaccagacaaataggttaaaataatctctgataacctacgctcactgatgtggaaaatatcacatttaggcACGATAGTAACGATTTCATCAAGAAGTCAGATAGACTTTAGAATAGAAGCCGTCCtataaaggactgtgcgggcagcaggtacaaccatcaaatgatgataattaaatatatgttccTAAAGAATaatatcttcgatcaatgtgtttgatgtgaaacttgggatattgaacgccaagttgctagaCAAAGTGCAATGCACCcacagaagtatggaacgttataTGCTTGGCATCCAacgacaggaaacggaatacgtgggtaaaaagtatgacaagagtcggggatagagtgaagagatttaatgggcaatgggtgggccacgtttCTAGAAGAATAgatgaaaagtggacaaaagaaatgctagaatgtTCCCCGAGATAGtgcaaaaaggtaaaaggaagactgcaggtaagatgggtagacgaaattaggagaatttgtggagtgagatggatgagagttgcccaaaatagagacgagtggaaatGTGTAaccgtgttggagaggtcttcatccagcagcagatgatgatgatgaatatacatatgtacaaagtggGGCAGAAACAATTAACAGTTGTTAATAATTTGGGattgaaaacaaaatacatacatagtttgcttTTATTTGattactaaatatatttttcttttcaattaaaactactaattttgtaatttattgctTACAAGATATGTAAgcgataaattaaatttacatgaagAATAATACTGCGCATTCCATGGACCTCAAGACGCATAAacaaagagctggcagtttcgGAGAGACTCCAAAACATCTAGGAAAGGAATTATTTTCTACTTTGGCTATATTTCCAGGAAGAACGTGAAGAGTCTAGAGAAGCTAGTAGTCACCAGGGAAGGCAGTCTCCCATAAGATGGTTAAAGAACTGGCGGGATTGTCCCTAAACGCTGCTTCAAACTTGGCACAGGACCGAGAGGAGTAGAGCTGGATCGTCCATCGGATTCCATCTATTACAAATGAGCAAGACGCTCCGCATTGAGCAAACCAGAAAGAAGAATCGTGCAATTGTTTCCACTCCAACCTTTACACACTTAATACCTTTTATTCGCATCCGGAGTCAAGTctttattaataacattttcataattgacGGCCGACTGGTCGAGATTGAAGAGATTGTTGTCTATTCTAAAGGTGTCGTTacttctcgttcccgttttgTAACAAATGAGCATTCCGTTAATTTCGCTGAAAAATCAAAACCAATTTAAGCATGTATTTATTCCTGTGTAAGAGATTAGCCTATTTCAAACCCCGCATACCCGGCATATTGAAAGCCCATCGGTGCTTTCTTTAAGCGGCTGCATACTATAATATCGGTGAGGAGGGGCTCTCTGCTGAGGATGGTCAGGTCGTTGGTAAGCATGCAACATATTTGACGTCGTCGCCAAGCTGGACGATTCGTGTCCGACGTGATGGACACCGCGCTGAAGCCTTGAGGAAGAGTGTCGCCGACGGGCATCACCCGGAGAGCGGTCATTTTGTATAGAGATACATCTGTAATGGGGTAAAAAATAAACCATTATAGAGCATAAAATGGAATACTAAACATATTACATGAGGAAAAATTCAAATCCGCTTTCAAAACCACATCAAATCTTTTATCACCGCATAAAGTACTATCGAATACGTGACTCATTTCATGAGactcacttttttttataatatatttcatgactcaaaaaaatatattataaaaaaaagttttttaaaaacaaacctctttaagttttgtatataatattaaaatatataaattattattttgaataaaaataccaataattttattttactaccgccatctatgtataaaactaacgactacccagatttcaaatttgcaaatttcaaacgcgtcttaaacgatattttatctgtatcgtaatggcggaggatccatttacttatattgatgaccgaaATGAGCAatgtggcaaagtatgaaagcgatcggataagaggcaaatatacaagatatatcgctctagatattgaagacgttgccaacatatgtgtgcgagccacaggatgagaaaacaaatcacgattcctcaggaccctgaacttactaggtgtataaaacttaaattcacTAAGagcctgaggattgtgtactaaCCCATTTtatagcttaaaaaagtgctttatcagaaacataacacgacgagactccaatgagttgaagcctaaCGCCGCTAATTGGAATGcgctaggatatagccaaggataataaccatataaagatatctgagaaaccctTTTTGGAtcctctcaatcttcaatgaatgaaccagcagcgtggtctagtggtgagtgttgtactatttcgtgcaaggtgtcacaggttcgattcccacttatctcattgttggccagaccttggtttgtcaaggtcgatcgtttcttatcagaatttgccaattttcctgattttcattgaaacggttcctgtataattggcttttcctatccaattttctattgcaaaccttgagctattgttatatctcagatttctctccatatatgtctctgtggatgattattgaatgtaaaaattcgtattattacatgaaaaatgttattaatcgtattgtttacgatgtttgtaacgtccgaccatagatgtcaggtgttgtttcgatttacatgtgtatgtatgtaataataaatcttcaatgaatgaaccagcagcgtggtctagtggtgagtgttgtattatttCGTGTAAGGCGTCacgggtttgattcccactagagtctcgttgttggccagaccttggtttgtcaaggtcgatcgtttcttatcagaattttccaacttttctgattttcattgaaacggttcctgtataattggcttttcctatccaattttctatagCAAACCTtgaattattgttatatctcaggtttcgccggatttctctccatagatgtctctgtggatgattattgagtgtaaaaattcgtattgttacatgaaaaatgttattgatcgtattgtttacgatgtttgtaacgtctgaccatagatgtcaggggTTGTTTCGAtttgcatgtgtatgtatgtaataattatgtatttaatatataatttgtcgaATCTTAATCTGTTTAACACACTCGccactttggagcaatctgtttaattgaaataaaatataagtaggacttcatataatggaagaaaattctagaatgctacgtactagagattcataaagaattttaagcaccaacgtactctagAAAGGTTTACTAACTCGTAGTAAGAATGCCAGCAGTTTTGTGGCCCGCAATCAAATATTGTCTACGTGCCgtttaaataagaataatttgagaacaagacccccaagtCGCTAAAATCATCCACTTACTGTCACATTGAggacacagcatttttgaatgctattatgtatattatatccgCTTTTTTCCGTGTGCTTAATCTTTTATGCATACAATTTCGTGTTCGGTTTTATCATAGAACCCCATTTCTCAGCTGACTCTTTGTTGACTCGATCGCATAAGTATTGTGACCTGAAATGTACACAAATAAACATGCACACATGTCCGAACAAGCGTGTGAATGATCAGACATACGTATTTGTAAAACTGACGAAGAGGAAAAGCATATTATGTAGAATCGAACAATGAGCGAGTGCTTAATATGTTCAGCACATACTGCTGACCGACATAAGTTCGAAGCATTTCATATCACATATGAATGTAATAGTCGTAGGTATTGTCTAAAGCCTTACGGTACAATTTGACACGTTTTTTGGCTAAAAAATAAGCAGGTAAATAAACACAAACATGCGAACACGCTTCGGTGAGTCAATTCAGATAATGGCCCAGGATGATAAGTACTACTGAATAATATACTATCTATAATGCGGCAGATTATTTGTGGTTAAAAACAGTCAAACTTGCCAGTTACTCAGTTGCTATGAGGATTTAGTTAGTTTAATCGATTCGGTTCTAGCATTTCTGCAGCCGTACAAATTCTGGTTGATATAAACATGTTAGAAACCCatcactagagacacgtattttgggcattttgttattaatgcttaattgttgctaaaattcggaatatatgctaaatttgtaaaatatgcgaatagatgctaaaataacaaacaaaagtgaaatttgcataaaattaatagacaatttagaaggcccttcgcccatttattatgtgaagaaattggggagataaaacagagcttgcattttaccatagacggtgtttttcctgtcgaaaccaagcaactgcttttgtctactactgtaaatagtagacaaaagagtggatgctgaaaggtattttag
Coding sequences:
- the LOC143912019 gene encoding uncharacterized protein LOC143912019: MVLNAAVQALKQAEELKQKVLLENSNPSNPSKTLAVAQLQKAYQNILLMDLDFALNRKVEQDLWNVGFKNQIEFLQNNAKDKKNSRRADSQTLLSWVLQSATGFYICFLHQICNAFKIDLPFRCDIPYMESDVNFQFTIKPPQSSSCWYIIQHCLVHLGDLARYNRQTRRADSFYRQALNVSPRNGQPYNQLGLLRAARGDRLGAAYYHARGVAVGGPFPPAANNLARTLASASSFNTIPQKKSKSPDFESGGFSSITRLNSQSYINSYIAVHYQLQSGNDLINTDGNISELNSTLIALVATDEFTHDVLLKMCCLDLYALYSITEGYKIDGSSLSEDEKKIFSLLMKLIAGSLTALLLPAHTRAPQELVTYSALPAIKLIFEWISLQPDALKHQAFVSRPQLWPGLCTLLNNLQDAIKEFPGEDYKTLPLPEDDELQGFLPIDRAFLNLKFDEKSRHQQSASEDADNEKKSFTTEQINSNMGDVLQKHCILKNKSWQSPSPNFERALLNKKDPNFFNSLRAYRLTHIGEWLSSYLKENGMECFSFSFDSEKNLKTFTPIQNSLENSEVLKTIQELSLLREKHLNETNTQKNSVVSQEDEGDMSDSDMKNDSVIKTIEEDISTNEINLISEADFKEKVREKRAGILKPQGSLEKARGEKALSRSCRIDVASPELLKTLSDTPIDVSDIQDTGSSSSTVSQDGTIYSDIGSLLDPPILINDKPITKKEGKKTRTNVAMQAIMRKQEESSKQVKFLTPATTPDSVTESFDISTSENKNQIEKRKIIQPKVLKSLNCLPTDRKTGGILSLKDKSAGYPHLVNTETSNSEIEKSDNQEDAASKDESSSKTTIVDAAPSKDVEKPKVSPGHKPAKNVEISPRNPDSFKHLPYTTWSEGNSINRPFTNAEDNWKSDHKLQNLNIGQNNPGCYSYFPSPSVGQKLHNSGISLPVVNPKEIDVRSISTQRQRNSQMPMNDPQYGHFPNKQYDSNLYSCWNSFDGKDDAKFSNLPPRLANYKNQGNVYNPPDRNFPNVPPDNRNFDAQNQSTSGSWWKPVEPKSMPNFQPNNPMIRTPANFNYQPMNQNQPYMRSPNVFQPPPPYNSNFNPYQQQQPNYNYPHGMYGNLGMPQNVQTPIGGEFLHNNPDAYGMLQNLNSNRNVPFMPEMPKQPPFNAEIPEFVPRTVDSKNPGTPSKDAGNTSIYSLFSGPESPWQTKNSKSPGDSTPQQSLWPGSGPSPLERLLEQQKQFKYPPTDS
- the Mvb12 gene encoding multivesicular body subunit 12-like Mvb12; its protein translation is MAKAKFYLPKDQGIIGVMGTLSQTLPDERPITAISVVENSSKCPEGFFPILKTYDEDCDADLWRQPVIFGKKSCRYLCLSKSENVSLYKMTALRVMPVGDTLPQGFSAVSITSDTNRPAWRRRQICCMLTNDLTILSREPLLTDIIVCSRLKKAPMGFQYAGEINGMLICYKTGTRSNDTFRIDNNLFNLDQSAVNYENVINKDLTPDANKRKAPVRPPKEPSLVSELNKLNLQNSDEATNNDYELLNPLYGLQPTRSAPPVPGAPPVPPRVLQSSKHHVSSTYSSYTLAGCNTLDGVLFILNPKLSGFSNYHVPIPNIKKKTLLELNKEYSYNFIAERQT